The following coding sequences are from one Formosa haliotis window:
- a CDS encoding L-histidine N(alpha)-methyltransferase — protein sequence METLVKHEIIEGLTAQNKYMASKYFYDATGSRIFQEIMRMPDYYLTDSEFEILSLQAEQIYRALEFSEPFNIIELGAGDGFKTFKLLEFLVAKQVPFNYVPIDISGEAINMLAEKLKSRLPDLSIKPQVGDYFEILKEMSAETIPNLLLFLGSNIGNYLKADALDLLALFHKNMNVGDKLLIGFDLKKNPITITKAYFDEYGITKRFNLNLLQRMNREFGADFKLDDFDFYCHYDPTTGQVKSYLVSLKAQDVYFENFGETIHFKQNELIWTELSKKYSLSEIDHLAQTTGFKPNTHFLDCKHYFSDSLWEK from the coding sequence ATGGAAACACTAGTAAAACACGAGATTATTGAAGGTTTAACTGCCCAAAATAAATATATGGCGTCTAAATATTTTTACGATGCTACTGGCAGTCGCATTTTTCAGGAAATTATGCGCATGCCGGATTACTATTTAACCGATAGCGAATTTGAAATTTTATCGCTTCAAGCGGAGCAAATTTATCGGGCTTTAGAGTTTTCGGAACCTTTTAATATCATAGAATTAGGAGCTGGCGATGGCTTTAAAACTTTTAAATTATTGGAGTTTTTAGTGGCAAAACAAGTGCCTTTTAACTATGTGCCGATAGATATTTCTGGTGAAGCTATAAACATGCTTGCAGAAAAATTAAAATCGCGATTACCAGACTTAAGTATTAAGCCTCAGGTAGGCGATTATTTTGAGATTTTAAAAGAGATGTCGGCAGAAACCATTCCGAATTTGTTACTGTTTTTAGGAAGTAATATTGGGAATTATTTAAAAGCCGATGCTTTAGATTTATTGGCGCTATTTCATAAAAATATGAATGTTGGCGACAAATTATTGATTGGTTTCGATTTAAAGAAAAATCCAATTACCATTACAAAAGCTTATTTCGACGAATACGGGATTACCAAGCGGTTTAATTTAAATTTATTGCAACGCATGAATCGGGAATTTGGAGCTGATTTTAAGCTGGATGATTTCGATTTTTATTGTCATTACGATCCTACAACAGGTCAGGTTAAAAGTTATTTAGTGAGTTTAAAGGCCCAAGATGTATATTTCGAAAATTTTGGTGAAACCATACATTTTAAGCAGAATGAATTGATTTGGACAGAACTTTCAAAAAAATATAGCCTTTCAGAAATCGACCATTTGGCACAAACTACCGGCTTTAAGCCAAATACACACTTTTTAGACTGTAAGCATTACTTCAGCGATAGTTTGTGGGAAAAATAA
- the msrA gene encoding peptide-methionine (S)-S-oxide reductase MsrA codes for MSANKEVITLGGGCFWCVEAVFQQIKGVESVVSGYTGGTVPGTPTYREICSGLTGHAEVVQVTFDADVISLEDILIIFFTSHDPTTLNRQGADRGTQYRSVVYYTNETQKEITEAVISKIQPYFDDKIVTEVSPLGVFFEAEDYHQDYYENNKTQGYCTAVISPKLAKLRHMHADKLK; via the coding sequence ATGAGTGCAAATAAAGAAGTTATTACCTTAGGTGGCGGTTGTTTTTGGTGTGTAGAAGCCGTTTTTCAACAAATAAAAGGCGTTGAATCTGTAGTTTCGGGCTATACGGGAGGAACCGTTCCGGGAACACCAACCTATCGTGAAATATGCTCAGGTTTAACTGGGCATGCCGAAGTTGTTCAAGTCACATTCGATGCAGATGTTATTTCATTAGAAGATATTTTAATTATCTTTTTTACCAGTCACGATCCAACCACTTTAAACCGTCAAGGGGCCGATCGCGGAACGCAATATCGCTCTGTGGTGTATTATACAAATGAAACACAAAAGGAAATTACAGAAGCGGTTATCAGTAAAATTCAACCTTATTTTGATGATAAAATTGTGACAGAAGTAAGTCCGTTGGGCGTGTTTTTTGAAGCAGAAGACTATCATCAAGATTATTATGAAAATAATAAAACGCAAGGCTATTGCACTGCGGTTATCAGTCCGAAGTTGGCCAAATTACGGCACATGCACGCCGATAAACTAAAATAA
- a CDS encoding acyl-CoA thioesterase: MKSAHDLLELLDLKKIDASHFEGVSQTIGSPNVFGGQVLAQAVNAAYRTLKNNRILHSLHAYFIEAGDLNVPITYEVNEVRDGGSFSTRRVLASQNGTTIFILAASFHKEETGHNHQIEMNTSLKQPEELLSWSEMLLKFGDVLPGLTKRFLEIERPIDFKPVEVLNPLKQSDLPPYSNVWFKLKKAIPDADLATKQQILTYISDYNILAAALLPHASKAHFGNTQMASLDHSMWFFRDFDFEDWMLYSIETPNASNARGFAKGNIFSRDGKLIACVAQEGLMRPIIKSK, encoded by the coding sequence ATGAAATCTGCTCACGACTTATTAGAACTTTTAGATTTAAAAAAGATAGATGCTTCTCATTTTGAAGGTGTCAGTCAAACCATTGGAAGTCCTAATGTGTTTGGAGGTCAGGTTTTAGCACAAGCGGTAAATGCAGCCTATAGGACCCTAAAAAATAATAGGATTCTACATTCCTTACATGCCTATTTTATAGAAGCGGGCGATTTAAATGTGCCTATTACTTATGAGGTTAATGAAGTTCGCGATGGCGGAAGTTTCTCTACCCGTCGAGTTTTAGCCAGTCAGAATGGGACGACTATTTTTATTTTGGCGGCATCGTTTCATAAGGAAGAAACCGGACATAACCATCAAATAGAAATGAATACCAGTTTAAAGCAACCCGAAGAGTTGTTAAGTTGGAGTGAAATGCTATTGAAGTTTGGTGATGTTTTACCAGGGTTAACCAAGCGTTTTTTAGAGATTGAGCGCCCAATAGATTTTAAACCTGTAGAGGTTTTAAACCCTTTAAAGCAATCCGATTTACCACCATATTCTAATGTCTGGTTTAAATTGAAGAAGGCTATTCCAGATGCCGACTTAGCCACAAAACAACAAATTTTAACCTATATATCCGATTATAACATATTGGCAGCAGCTTTGTTGCCGCATGCTAGTAAAGCACATTTTGGAAACACACAAATGGCGAGTTTAGATCATTCTATGTGGTTTTTTAGAGATTTCGATTTCGAGGATTGGATGTTGTATTCCATAGAAACACCTAATGCTTCAAATGCGCGTGGTTTTGCAAAAGGAAATATATTTTCTAGAGATGGCAAGCTTATTGCATGTGTCGCCCAAGAAGGATTAATGCGTCCAATTATTAAATCAAAATAA
- a CDS encoding hemerythrin domain-containing protein yields MTIFEAIRHDHDIQRDLLDKLVQSSGDTKNRDELFKAVRNELEVHANAEERHFYKPLISSDMMQDHARHGIAEHHEIDELIEQLEDTEYDSSAWLKIAKKLKEKVEHHLEDEEHTFFQLAGKTLSEKQKTSLASDYETFMKKNR; encoded by the coding sequence ATGACTATTTTTGAAGCCATAAGACACGATCATGATATTCAACGTGATTTACTCGATAAATTAGTGCAATCTTCGGGCGATACTAAAAACAGAGATGAGCTTTTTAAAGCGGTAAGAAATGAACTTGAAGTTCATGCTAATGCAGAAGAGCGTCATTTTTATAAACCGTTAATTTCATCGGATATGATGCAAGATCATGCACGACATGGTATTGCAGAACATCATGAAATAGATGAGTTAATTGAGCAGCTTGAAGATACCGAATATGATTCGTCTGCTTGGTTGAAAATAGCAAAAAAATTAAAGGAAAAAGTAGAACATCATCTGGAAGACGAAGAACATACCTTTTTTCAATTGGCAGGTAAAACCTTGTCTGAAAAACAGAAAACTTCTCTCGCTTCAGATTATGAAACATTTATGAAAAAGAATAGGTAA
- a CDS encoding YtxH domain-containing protein: MNNSGSTFLGVIAGTALGAAMGILFAPDKGSKTRKKISKEAENTKNKIADQASDIADMVAKKVNITKGTLEEQIESIVADGSHKTEDIMKALEKKLEVLRTKNRHFNKEVKTNGSTKTTATV; encoded by the coding sequence ATGAATAATTCAGGAAGTACATTTTTAGGTGTTATAGCAGGAACCGCTTTAGGGGCAGCAATGGGAATACTATTTGCTCCTGATAAAGGTAGTAAGACACGTAAAAAAATCTCGAAAGAAGCCGAGAATACAAAGAATAAAATAGCCGATCAAGCTTCAGATATTGCCGATATGGTAGCTAAAAAAGTGAATATCACTAAAGGAACTTTAGAAGAACAAATAGAATCTATAGTAGCCGATGGTAGTCATAAAACAGAAGATATTATGAAGGCTTTAGAAAAAAAGTTGGAGGTTTTAAGAACTAAAAACAGACACTTTAATAAAGAAGTGAAAACCAACGGAAGTACGAAAACTACAGCTACAGTTTAA
- a CDS encoding peptide-methionine (S)-S-oxide reductase, which produces MDLKVEDKIALGGGCHWCTEAVFQSLKGVRLVEQGYVASVGDAASFSEAVIVHFNPLEISEATLLDIHLHTHNSTSNHSRRETYRSAVYVFSNEQYNRIIDLLNSFQTDFNFQLITKVLPFREFKPSREAIKNYYLKNPKKPFCERYISPKLEILLEHYAPYVKASN; this is translated from the coding sequence ATGGACTTAAAAGTAGAAGACAAAATTGCATTGGGTGGTGGCTGTCATTGGTGTACAGAGGCGGTGTTTCAGAGTCTAAAAGGTGTCAGGCTTGTTGAGCAAGGTTATGTGGCATCGGTTGGAGATGCAGCCTCGTTTTCGGAAGCTGTTATTGTACATTTTAATCCTCTTGAAATTTCTGAAGCCACGCTTTTAGACATTCATTTGCACACGCATAACAGCACGTCTAATCATAGTCGTCGCGAGACATATCGATCTGCAGTGTATGTGTTTTCAAACGAACAGTACAACAGGATTATAGATCTTTTAAATAGTTTTCAAACCGATTTTAATTTTCAGCTCATCACTAAAGTGCTTCCGTTTCGGGAATTTAAACCGTCTCGAGAAGCGATAAAAAATTATTATCTTAAGAATCCGAAAAAACCGTTTTGCGAGCGTTATATCAGTCCTAAACTAGAAATCTTGTTAGAGCACTATGCGCCTTATGTAAAGGCATCAAATTAA
- the msrB gene encoding peptide-methionine (R)-S-oxide reductase MsrB, giving the protein MLTWKNVMDFAVNGNPKPDRRVEKSEDEWRAVLTPEQFRITRLKGTEAPHTGALCSAHDAGTYSCVCCGTLLFDSTIKFSSSSGWPSFTQPIKENAIQYHKDVSFGMVRVEVLCNTCDAHLGHVFPDGPEPSGLRYCVNSESITLEKAEN; this is encoded by the coding sequence ATGTTAACATGGAAAAATGTTATGGATTTTGCCGTTAATGGCAATCCAAAACCTGACCGTCGGGTAGAAAAATCTGAAGACGAATGGCGCGCTGTTTTAACGCCTGAACAATTTAGAATAACACGTTTAAAAGGTACCGAAGCACCACATACTGGAGCACTTTGTAGTGCTCACGACGCTGGGACTTATAGTTGCGTGTGTTGCGGGACTTTGTTGTTCGATTCTACAATTAAATTTAGTTCAAGTTCGGGGTGGCCAAGTTTTACGCAGCCCATAAAAGAAAATGCGATTCAGTACCATAAAGATGTTTCTTTTGGTATGGTTCGCGTAGAAGTGTTATGTAATACCTGCGATGCTCATCTAGGCCATGTGTTTCCCGATGGGCCGGAGCCAAGTGGCTTGCGGTATTGTGTAAATTCAGAATCGATAACCTTAGAGAAAGCAGAGAACTAA
- the egtB gene encoding ergothioneine biosynthesis protein EgtB: MSLKEQFIHTRERFKQISTSLLVEDYSVQPAVFVSPPKWHLAHSTWFFEQFVLTNFVADYQVFDEDFAYLFNSYYNNAGDRVLRPNRGLMTRPSVAAVFEYRDYVDAQMLKFLDGDIGKEAEDIVILGINHEQQHQELFYYDIKYILGNQPTFPAITNDLKFTPVSESSEFLTIPEGIYTIGHQSPSFCYDNEQGVHKVFLQEFQISENLVSNADYIAFIEAGGYQDFNLWHAEGWDFIQEEHISAPLYWHKVDGVWHTYTLDGFKPVEENEPVMHISFYEAFAYAEWKGMRLPTEFEWEVASGHLAWGQLWEWTYSAYLPYPNFTKAEGALGEYNGKFMINQMVLRGASVATVFGHSRPTYRNFFHPSMRWQFSGIRLVK, from the coding sequence ATGTCTTTAAAAGAGCAATTTATACATACGCGAGAACGCTTTAAACAGATTAGCACATCCTTGTTAGTCGAGGATTATTCTGTGCAACCAGCCGTGTTTGTATCGCCACCCAAATGGCATTTAGCGCATTCTACTTGGTTTTTCGAGCAGTTTGTACTCACGAATTTTGTGGCAGACTATCAGGTGTTCGATGAGGATTTTGCATACCTGTTCAACAGTTATTATAACAATGCAGGCGATCGGGTACTGCGGCCTAACCGCGGATTAATGACTAGGCCAAGTGTGGCTGCTGTGTTTGAATATCGCGACTATGTCGATGCCCAAATGCTAAAATTTTTAGACGGTGATATTGGTAAGGAAGCTGAAGATATCGTCATTTTAGGGATAAATCACGAGCAGCAACATCAAGAGTTGTTTTATTACGACATAAAATATATTTTAGGAAATCAGCCTACTTTTCCTGCGATAACTAATGACTTAAAGTTTACACCGGTTTCAGAATCTTCAGAATTTTTAACTATTCCAGAGGGGATTTACACTATCGGGCATCAATCGCCTTCGTTTTGTTATGATAATGAGCAGGGTGTTCATAAGGTGTTTCTTCAAGAATTTCAAATAAGTGAAAACCTAGTGAGTAATGCTGATTATATCGCATTTATTGAAGCAGGTGGATATCAAGATTTTAATTTATGGCACGCCGAAGGCTGGGATTTTATACAAGAAGAACATATTTCAGCGCCCTTGTATTGGCATAAAGTGGATGGCGTTTGGCATACCTATACCTTAGATGGATTTAAACCTGTGGAAGAAAACGAACCGGTAATGCATATTAGTTTTTATGAAGCTTTTGCTTACGCCGAATGGAAAGGTATGCGCTTACCAACGGAGTTTGAGTGGGAAGTCGCTTCGGGGCATTTGGCTTGGGGGCAGTTATGGGAATGGACCTATAGTGCGTATTTACCATATCCTAATTTTACTAAGGCAGAAGGTGCTTTGGGCGAGTATAATGGTAAGTTTATGATTAACCAGATGGTGCTTCGTGGCGCCTCTGTAGCAACGGTATTTGGACATAGTCGTCCTACATATCGTAATTTTTTTCACCCCAGTATGCGATGGCAATTTTCTGGAATTAGATTGGTAAAATAA
- a CDS encoding protein adenylyltransferase SelO, producing MKTFKTHIHSNFTETLPADPIQDNTRRQVTQACFSYVTPKQTKKPELVHVSPEMLAALGISETESQSEGFLKVFTGNTVLPGTTPYAMCYGGHQFGNWAGQLGDGRAINLTEIDYKGKHWALQLKGAGETPYSRTADGLAVLRSSIREYLCSEAMFHLGVPTTRALSLAITGDQVLRDVMYNGNPEYEPGAIVCRVAPSFLRFGSFEIFAAREDVNTLKLLTDYTITQFYPEFGGPSKDTYLAFFKAVSQRTLKMIIDWQRVGFVHGVMNTDNLSILGLTIDYGPYGWLEGFDFGWTPNTTDRQHKRYRYGNQPNIGLWNLYQLANALYPLIGEAEGLQAVLDDYKTDFETQSLAMMRAKIGFEDTDVADLKLIQDLEDLLQVMETDMTIFFRRLSQFEKDHPEVGFQIIEDAFYNPKGLTDETTEAWNTWFQNYANRLQQEKSTDADRAKRMNALNPKYVLRNYMAQLAIDDAEQGDYGLVDELFQLLKNPYAEQPESEKWFAKRPEWARNKVGCSMLSCSS from the coding sequence GTGAAAACTTTTAAAACACATATCCATTCAAATTTTACGGAAACCTTACCTGCCGATCCTATTCAGGACAATACAAGACGGCAGGTAACACAGGCCTGCTTTTCGTATGTCACGCCAAAACAAACGAAAAAGCCAGAATTGGTTCATGTGTCTCCAGAAATGTTAGCGGCCTTAGGGATTTCTGAAACCGAAAGTCAGTCGGAAGGGTTTTTAAAAGTATTTACAGGGAATACCGTCTTACCGGGAACAACACCCTATGCCATGTGCTATGGCGGACATCAATTTGGGAATTGGGCCGGTCAGTTAGGAGATGGTCGTGCCATTAATTTAACCGAAATAGATTACAAAGGGAAACATTGGGCCTTGCAGCTTAAAGGTGCTGGCGAAACCCCGTATTCTAGAACTGCAGATGGTTTAGCTGTTTTACGCTCGTCGATACGCGAATATTTATGCAGCGAAGCCATGTTTCATTTGGGAGTGCCAACAACGCGTGCCTTGTCCTTAGCAATTACTGGAGACCAAGTGTTGCGCGATGTCATGTATAATGGCAATCCGGAATACGAACCCGGAGCTATAGTGTGTCGTGTAGCGCCTAGTTTTTTGCGCTTTGGAAGTTTCGAAATTTTTGCTGCAAGAGAAGACGTTAACACTTTAAAGCTACTTACAGATTATACTATAACGCAGTTTTATCCTGAATTTGGAGGGCCTTCAAAAGATACCTATTTAGCTTTTTTTAAGGCGGTATCTCAGCGCACTTTAAAGATGATTATAGATTGGCAGCGGGTAGGTTTTGTTCACGGTGTTATGAATACCGATAATTTATCGATACTAGGTTTAACCATAGATTATGGCCCGTACGGGTGGTTGGAAGGTTTCGATTTTGGTTGGACACCAAACACCACCGATAGGCAACATAAAAGGTATCGCTACGGCAATCAGCCTAATATCGGACTTTGGAATTTATATCAACTGGCAAATGCCTTGTATCCTTTAATCGGAGAAGCGGAAGGTTTACAAGCGGTGTTAGATGATTATAAAACCGATTTTGAAACTCAAAGTTTAGCCATGATGCGTGCTAAAATAGGTTTTGAAGATACCGATGTAGCGGATTTAAAGCTTATTCAGGATTTAGAAGATTTGCTACAAGTGATGGAAACGGATATGACGATTTTTTTTAGAAGACTATCGCAATTTGAAAAAGATCATCCTGAAGTAGGATTCCAAATTATAGAAGATGCTTTTTATAATCCGAAAGGGTTAACTGACGAAACTACTGAAGCTTGGAACACATGGTTCCAGAACTATGCCAATCGTTTGCAGCAGGAAAAATCTACAGATGCCGATCGGGCCAAACGTATGAATGCATTAAATCCAAAATATGTGCTTAGAAATTATATGGCACAATTAGCGATAGACGATGCAGAGCAAGGTGATTATGGATTAGTAGATGAGCTTTTTCAACTCCTTAAAAATCCTTATGCCGAACAACCAGAATCTGAAAAGTGGTTTGCAAAACGCCCGGAATGGGCACGAAACAAAGTGGGTTGCTCTATGTTGTCTTGTAGTTCGTAG
- a CDS encoding bifunctional alpha/beta hydrolase/OsmC family protein — MKRQKLEIENDKGVKLQAYLELPANQNPHYFAVFAHCFTCTSTLSAVKHISRALTQHDFGVLRFDFTGLGRSDGEFSDSHFSSNVSDLMAVSAFLETHYQAPSLLVGHSLGGAAVIVAASKLESVKAVATIGAPSTVEHVTHLFSHGFEEVEKKGDVEVNIGGRPFKINKDFVDDFSKTDLPEITKEQRKPLLIMHAPFDDVVSIDNAEQLYKAAHHPKSFVSLDQADHLLTDSRDSQYAGNVIGTWVQRYFEEKSSDILDTEGEQLVAHLNLEEDKFTTNIQTKKHTLVADEPESFGGDDFGPSPYEYLNAALSACTAMTLKLYAERKKWDLKEVFVYITYSKKHSDDLKLELEKPAQIDHLQKTLKFVGDLTAEQKEKLKEIASKCPVHKTLVTDTIIETTVD; from the coding sequence ATGAAACGTCAGAAACTTGAAATAGAAAATGATAAAGGAGTAAAACTTCAAGCTTATTTAGAATTACCAGCCAATCAAAATCCACATTATTTTGCGGTTTTTGCCCATTGTTTTACGTGTACGAGTACTTTGTCGGCGGTAAAACATATTAGTCGTGCCTTAACGCAGCACGATTTTGGGGTGTTGCGTTTCGATTTTACGGGGTTAGGTCGTAGTGATGGTGAGTTTTCCGATAGTCATTTTTCTTCAAATGTCTCCGATTTGATGGCGGTGAGTGCATTTCTAGAAACCCATTACCAAGCGCCGTCGCTATTGGTTGGGCATTCGCTTGGTGGCGCAGCGGTGATTGTAGCGGCTTCGAAATTAGAATCGGTTAAAGCAGTGGCGACTATTGGAGCACCTTCAACAGTAGAACATGTTACGCATCTGTTTTCGCATGGTTTTGAGGAGGTTGAAAAGAAAGGTGATGTAGAGGTAAATATTGGCGGAAGGCCGTTCAAAATAAATAAAGATTTTGTAGACGATTTTAGTAAAACCGATTTACCAGAAATTACGAAGGAACAGCGTAAACCCTTGCTTATAATGCATGCACCTTTCGATGATGTAGTGTCTATAGATAATGCCGAGCAATTGTATAAAGCAGCGCATCACCCTAAAAGTTTTGTGAGTTTAGATCAGGCCGATCATTTGCTTACCGATTCTCGCGATAGCCAGTACGCCGGAAATGTTATTGGTACCTGGGTGCAACGTTATTTTGAAGAAAAATCTAGTGATATTTTAGATACGGAAGGCGAGCAATTGGTCGCCCATTTAAATTTGGAAGAAGATAAATTCACAACCAATATTCAAACTAAAAAGCATACGCTTGTGGCCGATGAACCGGAAAGTTTTGGTGGTGATGATTTTGGTCCGTCACCATACGAATACTTAAACGCAGCTTTGTCGGCATGTACCGCAATGACTTTAAAATTATATGCCGAACGAAAAAAATGGGATTTAAAAGAAGTGTTTGTATATATCACTTACTCAAAAAAGCATAGCGACGATTTAAAACTAGAACTTGAAAAGCCGGCGCAAATAGATCATTTACAAAAGACCTTGAAATTTGTTGGTGATTTAACCGCAGAACAAAAAGAAAAATTAAAAGAGATAGCTTCAAAATGTCCGGTACATAAAACCTTGGTTACCGATACTATAATTGAAACTACGGTGGATTAA
- a CDS encoding aldo/keto reductase has product MSKHTQLGLGLAAIGRPEYINIKEEEIQQSEAVFEANAMQVLDEAYTLGLRYFDTAPSYGKGERFLMQWHSLRQHKDVTLSTKWGYTYMANWELGYSGKHEIKEHSVSKLREQWDVSKILLPELQIYQVHSATLESGIFDNEEVLEALHRIKKETGVQIGITTSGANQTEIIERALSIKMEGEDLFTSFQVTYNIFEQSTYTILKQILAEGKTVIIKEALANGRIFENSAYPHYAKAYTYFNLLSKHYNIGVDAIAIRFVIDSLQPDYVLSGALTTTQLQENLKALQFNFSKEELHQLQIFATKSSAYWEERSALEWR; this is encoded by the coding sequence ATGTCGAAACACACACAACTAGGCTTAGGGTTGGCAGCTATTGGTCGCCCGGAATATATCAATATAAAAGAAGAAGAAATTCAGCAGTCGGAAGCTGTTTTTGAAGCGAATGCCATGCAGGTTTTAGACGAGGCTTATACCTTGGGTCTTCGCTATTTCGATACCGCGCCATCTTATGGTAAAGGGGAACGATTTTTAATGCAGTGGCACAGTTTAAGGCAACATAAAGATGTGACCTTAAGTACCAAATGGGGCTATACTTATATGGCGAATTGGGAGCTGGGGTATTCCGGGAAACACGAAATTAAAGAGCATAGTGTTTCCAAATTACGCGAACAGTGGGACGTGTCTAAAATACTATTACCCGAATTACAAATCTATCAAGTGCATTCGGCCACTTTAGAGAGTGGTATTTTTGATAACGAAGAAGTACTTGAAGCATTACATCGTATAAAAAAAGAAACAGGAGTTCAGATTGGAATCACAACTAGTGGTGCCAATCAGACCGAGATTATAGAACGGGCTTTAAGTATAAAAATGGAAGGCGAAGACCTATTTACAAGTTTTCAGGTTACGTATAATATCTTTGAACAATCTACCTATACTATTTTAAAACAAATTCTTGCCGAAGGAAAAACCGTAATTATTAAAGAAGCCTTAGCCAATGGGCGTATTTTCGAAAACAGTGCTTATCCGCATTATGCTAAAGCGTATACTTATTTTAATTTGCTTTCAAAACACTATAATATAGGTGTAGACGCTATTGCCATCCGATTTGTAATAGATAGTTTACAACCCGATTATGTGCTAAGTGGTGCATTAACAACTACGCAACTTCAAGAAAATTTAAAAGCCCTTCAATTTAATTTTTCAAAAGAAGAATTACATCAACTTCAAATTTTTGCCACAAAATCTAGTGCTTATTGGGAAGAACGCAGTGCTTTAGAGTGGCGCTAA
- a CDS encoding glycerophosphodiester phosphodiesterase → MKSNCLVMGHRGAKAYVAENTLESVQKALDFNVDGIEVDVHCCASGELVVFHDFTLDRMTNGEGEISKYTLSELKVLKVNGEFSIPTLAEVLDLIDRKCVLNIELKGKFTAEATCEIIQEYIKNHGWNYSDFIVSSFQHRELEDVYGFDKEIPLGILSKASVVEAMEFAETIKAKAIHANYAILTRDNVKKAQEQGYKVNVWTVNDIKTINRMKDYGVDAIISDNPDRV, encoded by the coding sequence ATGAAATCAAATTGTTTAGTTATGGGGCATCGTGGTGCCAAAGCCTATGTTGCAGAAAATACTCTAGAATCTGTTCAAAAAGCCTTAGATTTTAATGTAGATGGTATTGAAGTCGATGTGCATTGTTGTGCTTCGGGAGAATTAGTAGTCTTTCACGATTTTACATTAGACCGCATGACCAACGGAGAAGGCGAAATATCTAAATACACTCTTTCAGAATTAAAAGTACTTAAAGTGAATGGGGAATTTTCTATTCCTACTTTAGCTGAGGTTTTAGATTTAATAGATAGGAAATGTGTTTTAAATATCGAGTTAAAAGGAAAATTTACAGCAGAAGCCACTTGTGAAATTATCCAAGAATATATTAAAAATCACGGTTGGAATTATTCAGATTTTATAGTGTCTAGTTTTCAACATCGCGAACTAGAGGATGTGTATGGTTTCGATAAGGAGATCCCGTTAGGCATTCTATCTAAAGCCAGCGTTGTAGAGGCTATGGAGTTTGCAGAAACCATAAAGGCAAAAGCGATACATGCTAATTATGCGATTCTTACTCGCGATAATGTTAAAAAGGCACAAGAGCAAGGTTATAAGGTTAATGTGTGGACTGTAAACGATATAAAAACCATTAACAGGATGAAAGATTATGGTGTAGACGCCATTATTTCTGATAACCCAGATCGGGTATAA